The Candidatus Eisenbacteria bacterium genomic interval AACTCTCTTCACCTATGTTGAGAAGGCCGATTCTCGGTTCAGGTCTGTCCAAAATGAACTTCGCATATGTCCTGCCCATTACCGCAAACTGAAGGAGATGGGCGGGCTTGCAGTCTGAATTCGCACCAACGTCGAGAACGATGCACCCTCCCATTTTGTTTGGGAAAAAAGCCGCTATTGCCGGCCTCAAGGCATTCTCGAGTCTCCCAAGACAAAGCAAGGTCGTTGCCACAACCGCGCCAGTGTTTCCCGCGCTAACGAGCGCATCAAGCTCCCCTTCTTTCTGCATGTTTGCGCCAACTACAATTGAAGAAGCCTTCTTTGTCTTGAATGCGGCAATAGCAGACTCACCCATTTCAATCTGTTCCGGCGCATGAATGATCCTGAAGCGGTTCGGCTTCTCCCCGAACGATGCGATCTCCTTCTCTATGAGATTCTTGTCGCCAAGAAGGACGGACTCGAACCTTCCGTTCCCCTGTGCCAGAGCCTGGATGACGCCCTGGACTACCACACGAGGACCACTATCGCCCCCCATGGCATCGACTCCAATCCTGGGTATGCTTATCTCACTCTGATCAGGATCCATAGCTCGAAAGCCCTCTTGCTAAATCCGATTGGATTCCGGCGCATTTCCCGGGCTGCATCCGCGTTAGACTATCGCCCGGAGTCAGGTCTCTTTTCCGAAAACCACAACTTCATCATTATAGTAGCCGCAGTTCGGGCAGACCCTGTGAGGAAGCTTTGGCTGTCCGCAGTGTGAACAGGCTGAAAGCGTCGGAGGGGTAAGTTTCCAGTGAGTTCTTCTCTTATCTCTTCTCGTCTTGGAATGTCTTCTCTTAGGAAGCGCCATCCAGTTCTCCTCCTTCTCTACGCAGAAACTTTTCTAACGGTCTCCATCTTTCATCAGTCTCAGGCTTTGCACATCTGCAAGGTTCGTTGTTCAAATCAGCGCCACACTTCGGGCATATTCCCCTGCAATCCGGTCTGCAGAGCCTCTTGATCGGCAGCGAAAGCAATATGCTCTCCCGTATCTGATCGCCGATATCTATAGTCTTCCCATCATGAAAAGCAGTATACCTGTCGGGCTGCGCTTCATCAAGCTCAAGGCCGGAAACCGATGGTTTCTTGACCAGGCCGAAGATATGGAGAGCCACACTGAGGGGCCTTCTCAGCTCCGCGAGGCACCGTGAGCACTCATCAAGCAGCTCGCCTGATATAGTACCATCAATTACCACTTCCTCACCAGTCTTGACAAGGGAAACTTTAAGTCTCAGAGGTCCGGCGAAATTGGCAATCGAATGCTCTATGCCAAGGCCTGCTTGACTGTCCTCAATCTCCAGCGTGTTCAACCCTTCGTGCAGGTCTGCAATATGGATAGTCACCGGGCGGCCCTCATTGTTCCAGGGCTGAGCTTGATGACGCCGTCGGGGACCAGTACTTCCCTTCAAACTCACCCTCCAGGTACTTGTCTATGGCCCGCGCGGCTTTTCTTGCAGCCCCCATGGCCAGGATAACGGTGGCGCCGCCGGTTACAATGTCTCCACCGGCAAAAACGCCCTTCTTTGTTGTCTCACCTGTGGCGGGGTCAGCAACAATGCAGCCCTTCTTGTTCACCTCAAGTTTCTCAGTGGTCGATGGAACAAGCGGGTTCGGCCCCTGGCCTACAGCCACTACCACTGTCTGAACGTCAAACTCGGTCTCAGATCCCTTCACGGGGACAGGTCTTCTTCTTCCGCTGTCGTCCGGCTCGCCAAGTTCCATCCTGATGAGGCGGAGCGCGCGCACCCACCCGTCCGGGGTTCCAAGCACGTCAACGGGTGCGGCAAGGAAATGAAATTGTACACCCTCTTCCTGGGCATTCTCAACCTCTTCTTTTCTCGCGGGGGCCTCTTCTCTGGACCTTCTGTAAATGATATGGGATTCGGCTCCCAGCCGGAGAGCACACCTGGCGGCATCCATGGCAGTATTGCCCGCGCCGATAACCGCAACCTTCTTCCCGACCACTACCGGCGTATCGTAGTCCGGGAAGAGGTACGCCTTCATCAAGTTCACCCGCGTAAGGAACTCGTTGGCAGAGTAGACGCCGTTCAGATTCTCTCCCGGGACACCCATGAAATAAGGGAGCCCGGCACCTGTCCCGACGAAGACAGCATCAAAACCGTCCATCAGGAACTCATCCAGGAGTCTCAGTCTTCCCACCACAAAGCTCTTCTCAATCTTGACGCCGAGCTTTCTCAAATAGTCCACCTCGGCCTCAAGAACTGCCTTTGGCAGCCTGAACTCGGGAATTCCATACCTCAGTACCCCGCCTATACTATGGAGTGCTTCGAAGATGGTCACATCATGCCCCATCTTGGCAAGGTCACTGGCAATTGTAAGGCCTGCAGGACCCGAGCCCACCACAGCAACTCTCTTTCCGCTCGGAGCAGGCAACTTCGGAACTTCCACATTTCCGATTCTTCTCTCGTAATCAGCCGCAAACCTTTCCAGCCTCCCGATGGCTATCGGATCGCCTTTTCTTCCGACTAAGCAGACTTTCTCACATTGGTCCTCCTGCGGGCATACCCTTCCACAAATCGCGGGAAGGCTGTTCTTCTCTTTGAGCTTCCTGGCTGATCCGAGAAAGTCTCTCTGCTGTATGAGCCGTATGAAACCGGGAATGTCGATCTCAACGGGACAGCCATCAATGCAAAGCGGCTTCTTACAGTCTATACACCTCACCGCTTCGACCACCGCCTCTTCATCAGTGTAACCGAGAGCGACTTCCTTGAAATTCTTCGACCTGAGCAAGGGGTCCTGCCTCGACATCTTCTGTCTCTCAAGAATAAGTTTCTTCTTGGGCTTGTCGGAGTTCATCTAGCTGTGAACCGCCTGTTTCTTCGTAAACTCTTCAAGAGAACGTTTCTCATCTGCAAGGTACATTTTGAGCCGTCCGATCATGAGGTCGAAATCAACCTCATGGGCGTCGAAATCCGGGCCGTCCACACAGGCAAACTTGGTTTTACCGCCAACGCTCACCCTGCAGGCCCCGCACATGCCGGTCCCATCCACCATGATTGAGTTGAGGCTGACCAGCGTCTTTATGCCGTACGGCCTTGTGACCTCAGCCACAGCCTTCATCATGACTACAGGTCCGACTGCCATCACGAGGGAAATTGGCTTCCCCCGGTCGATTATCTTTCTGAGTTCATCTATCACGAGTCCCTTAACGCCGTACGAACCGTCATCAGTCGTTATCAAGAGCTCATCACTTGCAGCTCTCATCTCATCTTCCAGGATGAGCAGGGACTTCGTCCTTGCTCCAATGATCGAGATGCAGTAGTTGCCCGCCTCCTTGAAAGCCCTGGCAACAGGATATTCCTCCGCTATCCCTATCCCTCCGCCGATGCAGACCACAGTTCCGTATTTCTTTATCTCGGAAGGCTTCCCGAGCGGCCCGACAACGTCGGCAAGCGAATCTCCCTTCGAGAGCGTCCCAAGGTGCACCGTGGTCTTCCCCACTTTCTGAAAGATCAGGGTCAGAAGCCCGTCACGAGCGTCAACGATCGTGAGAGGGATTCTCTCTCCCTTCTCGTCAATTCTGATGAGAACGAACTGTCCCGGAAGCGCCTTCGATGCAATCAGCCCTGCCGTCACCTTGATGAGGCAGATTGTCTCATGCAGGTCTTTTTTCTCAACTATCTCAAACAAGTTTCAACCCTCCCGGAGAAGAACTCAATCTCTTCGCTTGCCGTACCGCTCGAATCAGATGCATGGACCGAGTTTCTCTGCTTGTCGACTCCAAACCTCTCCCTGATTGTTCCCGGAGATGCCTGGCTGGGATCCGTCGAACCCACGAGCTTTCTCAATTTCTCCACCGCCCCGTTTCCCTCCAGCACGCAGACAACACACGGCCCGCTTGACATATACTTCACAAGACTATCGATGAACGGTTTTCCCTCATGCACCTTGTAGAACCTTCTCGCATCCGGCTCACTGAGCCTCAGCATTGACATGCTCAGAATGGAGAAACCGCCGCTTTCCACAGAGGAGAGAATCTGACCGATAAGGTTCCTCTCGACTGCGTCAGGTTTGATTATGAGGAGTGTCCTCTCAACCCCCACAGACTTCCCTTCCAAGCTCAGATCCAAGCTCCAGCGCGCGCCTGTTGAGATCGAGGCTCTTCTTTGGAACGCGCCCCTCAACGGCCTTGAGAAGAGCATCTCTTGATACAATTCCGGTGACTTCTCTCAACACCCCAAGGGAAACGACATTCGTTGCAACTTCGGTCCCAAGCCTTTCTCTCGTAAGTCTCTTGAGAGGTATCTTCACTATTCTTTGGGTTGCCTCGGGAAATTCCTTTATTGTCGTTGTGTCAGCGATAACAGTCCCGTTCTTCTTCACACGCGGCAAATAGCTCTTTAGCGACTCTGGCGTTAGGCAGAGAAGGAAGTCCAGGAATGTGACTTTCGGCGTGTCGATTTCCTCAGACGAGATTATCACGTCCGATGCGCTCTTCCCGCCCCTTGCCTCAGGCCCGTAATTCTCAGTCTGGGCAACCATTTTGCCGTCGAAGACGAACGCCGCCTCGGCCAGGATGACCCCTGCCAATATAAGTCCCTGGCCGCCCTCACCGCTCAATCTGACAGCCACCTCTGAACCTGCGGGCAGAGAACCAGAATTCCTGCCCGGGTGAGAATCTATTCCTGTCTGCTTAGGATTCACTTTTTGCCCCTCCGGTCTTTCCCCCGAGTCTCTCAATGAGTTTGTCGTACTCATCCACGTATTCCGGCGCATCCTTTTGGAAAAGAACGCCGGTGGAAAACTTGCTGTTCTTCTCTTCCGGTGGAAGCTTCTGCCAGCTCTGAATGGGAACTGCATGCTCTTTCTGCCACCGGAGCATATCAATCTGAGACTTGAAATCGTTGTATCTTCCGTACACGGTGTAGCAGTTGGATACGGCCTCTATGAGAGAGAATCCTCGCTTCTTGATTCCTCCTGCAATCAATGTCTCCAGTCTTCTCGCATTGTAGACAGCTTCTCTCGCCACGTAAGTTGCGCCGGATGCCCTTGCAAGGTCGCAGATATCAAAAGGTGGCTCAATGTTTCCGTGACGGGCAGTGCTTCCGGAAGAACCCTGCGGCGTCGTAGGAGAGTACTGTCCTCCGGTCATACCGTATGTCTCATTATTCACAACAATCGCCGTCAAATCTATGTTTCTTCTGGCTGCGTGAATGAAATGGTTTCCACCGATGGCGATGGCATCCCCGTCACCCATGATTACGACGACGGTAAGCTCGGGCTTTGCGAACTTTATTCCTGTGGCAAATGCAATCGCTCTTCCGTGCGTGGTATGAAGTCCGCAGAAGTCAAGATAGACCGGCATTCTTGACGTGCAGCCGATTCCGGAGACGACGACGATCTTGTTTCTGTCTATTCCAAGACTGTTCACCGCTCTCAGAAAGGCTCCCATGACTATCCCCACACCGCACCCAGCGCACCACACGCTGGGAAATCTCTTGTGAGGCCTTAGGTAACCTGTCACAACTTTTGTAACCGGGGCTACTGGCATATTTAACCTTTCGTTATCGCCTCCAGAATCTCTTCCGGATCGAAAAGTTCACCGTCGACTTTGGAAAGTCTGGTCACCTTTGTCTTTCCCGCTACTGCCCTCTCAACCTCTCTTACAGCTTGTCCCATGTTGAGCTCGGGCACAAGTATCTCTCTCACGTGCGAACCGAGGTTCCTGAGCTCATGTTCAGGGAAAGGCCAGACAAGTCTCGGCCTCAAGAGGCCGGCCTTTATCCCCTTTTGCCTCGCAAGTGTGACCGCTCTCTTTGCCACTCTTGCGCTGCAGCCATATGCAAAGACGACGAAATCCGCATCATCCATAAGGAAACTGTAGGAAGACGCGTACTTCTTCGAGACCATGTCCATTTTCGAGACAAGCGCTCTTATGTTGGCATCAATCTCGTTAGGTTTGAGGGTTGAGAATCCCCTCTCGTCATGAGTGAGTCCAGTAATGTGGTATCTGTAGCCTTCTCCGAAGTTCGCAAGCGGTGTTATCTCGCCGGGTCTTCTCCTGAACGGGATATAGTCTTCGGGTTTCTCTTTTGGTTTCATCCGCTCGACAACGTGCAGATTGTCAAACAACGACAGGTCAACCCCTTCTCTCACGTGCCCTATGACTTCATCAAGGAGGACAACTGTCGGCATCCTGAACTCTTCAGAGATATTGAAAGCGGTTACCATGAGCTCCACGGTTTCCGCCGCAGACCACGGCGCTACGGCCGCAATCGGATGATCGCCATGGCTTCCCCACATGACCTGCATGAAATCGCCCTGAGAAGGAAGGGTCGGAAGTCCCGTTGACGGCCCGCCCCGCTGGACATCGATGAAAACGCAAGGAATCTCCGCCATCCCTGCGTACCCTATGGTCTCCTGCATCAGTGAGAAGCCCGGGCCGCTCGTCGCGGTCATGGCCTTCGCACCGGCAATGGAGGCCCCAATGATGGCGGAGGCCGAGGCAATCTCATCCTCCATCTGAATGAACTTCCCTCCTAGTCTGGGCAGCACGCCCGAAACATACTCTGCGATTTCAGACGATGGAGTGATCGGATAGCCGGCAAAGAAGGTGAGACCCGCCCTCACCGCCCCCTCAACACAGGCTTCGTTTCCCTGGATTAGTTTTGGTTTCATTTTCAGTCCGCCACCTTTTCTACTGTTATTGCAAAGTCAGGACACCTGAGCTCGCAGAGTTTACAGTCGTTGCATTTCGAAATCGCAACCACGACCGGGAAACCATCGTCTCGCGGCTCGAGCACTTTTGTCGGACAGAACTCTATGCATATCCCGCAGCTCTTGCAGCATGTTTCCGAGATTCTTATTGTTATCTTCCCGTTTTCAAAGACAAGGAATCCACCCTCTTCTTTTGCGTGGGTGTCTTCATCGTGGTGTTCCATGCTCTCTCTACGGAGAGACCCCGCCTTTTCTACGTCCTCTTTCTCCATCGCTATTTCCTTCCACCCTTTCTGGAAAGTGCCTCTTTCACAAGCGGGTTTATCTCTGAAGGAGTCTCTGCCACTCTGCATCCCGCAGCCCTCAGAGCTTCAAGCTTCTCTTTGGCAGTTCCCGACCCTCCGGAGACTATTGCCCCCGCATGCCCCATTCTTTTTCCAGGCGGAGCAGTCTTACCTGCGACAAACCCGACGACCGGCTTTGACAGCTTTTCCTTGATGAACCTGGCTGCATCTTCTTCGTCGGAGCCGCCAATCTCACCGATCAGAACTATGGCCTTGGTCTCGTCATCTTTCTCAAACAGGGTCAGCACATCCACAAAATTCGTCCCTGGGACAGGGTCCCCGCCGATTCCCACACAAGTCGTCTGTCCGATTCCTGCCCGGGTGAGATTGCTCACTACTTCATACGTCAGAGTTCCGCTTCGGGAGACTACGCCTACCGGCCCCGGGGAGTGGATCTCGCCGGGCATGATTCCGACTTTGCACTTCCCGGGAGAAATTATTCCCGGGCAGTTGGGTCCTATCAACCGTATGCCGCGCTCGCTCATGTACTCCGCCGCCTTCACCATTTCAAGCGTTGGGACTCCCTCCGTGATGCATACTATAAGCTCAATCCCGGCGCCGCACGCCTCATAGATGGCATCGGGCGCAAAAGAAGCCGGGACATAGACGCAAGATGTGTTGGCTCCCGTTTTCCTTACTGCTTCCACCACAGAGTCGAAAACCGGGATGTCCTGAACCGATGTCCCGCCTTTCCCCGGCGTGACTCCGGCAACCACTTTCGTTCCGTACTCCTTCATCTTTAACGCATGAAAAGAACCGTCTCTTCCTGTTATTCCTTGCACAACGAGTTTCGTGTTGTTTCCGACGAGTATGCTCAAGAGGCCACCCCCCTTGCTTTCGCCACCACGTCCTTCACTCCTTCATCCATAATCGTTGTTGACCGAAGCCCCTTTTCCGAGAGAATCTTCCGCGCCGCGTCCTCGTTGGTCCCGGTCAGCCTTATCACGATCGGGATATCAGTCTTCACCGTCTTGAGCGATTCCACGAGCCCCAGGGCAACATCATCGCACCTCGTAATGCCTCCAAAGATGTTGAAGAAGATTGCCTTCACGTTCTTGTCCGAAAGTAGAATTCCCATCGCCGCTTTTACCTTGTCAGGGTTGGAGCTTCCGCCGATATCAAGGAAGTTCGCGGGCTCCGCACCGAAGTGCTTTATGAGGTCCATGGTAGCCATTGCGAGTCCGGCTCCATTTACAACACAGCCCACGTTTCCGTCAAGCTTGACATAGCTCAAACCCTTCTCCCTGGCAACGGCCTCGTTTTTGTCTTCGCCGTCCTTGTCCCTCAGGAGCTCAAGCTCGCCATGCTTGAAGAGCGCGTTGTCGTCAAGATTCACCTTGGCATCAAGTGCGATCACGTCGCCGCTCTTTGTGAGCACAAGAGGATTTATCTCCGCAAGAGATGCGTCACATTCAAGGAATAGTCTCCAGAGCTTTGGGACGACAGAGGCTATCTTCAGAGCCACACTCTTGTCCTTCTCAATTCCAAAAGCGATTTCCCTTGCCTGGAATTGAAGGAGCCCGTTCCACGGATCAAAATGAAGTCTGAGAATCTTCTCCGGAGTCCGCCTCGCAACTTCCTCGATTTCGATCCCGCCTTCAGCGCTCGCCATCACAAGCGGAAGTCTTTTTCTCCTGTCAACAAGAATCCCGAGATAGTACTCCTTTGCGATGTCCAGGCTTTCGGCAACAAGAAGCTTCCTAACCGGAAGGCCCTTGATCTGCATGCCCAGAATGGCCGCGGCATTCTCACCGACTTCATCAGGCGTACGCGCGAATTTTATTCCGCCTGCTTTGCCCCTTCCTCCGACAAGCACTTGTGCTTTTAGCACAACCGGAAATCCGATCTTGGCGGCGGCGCTCTTCGCTTCTTCCTTCGAAGAAGCAACAACGCCTTTTGGCACCGGAATACCGGACTTCGCGAAAAGCTCCTTTGCCTGATACTCGTGAATGTTCATTTGTTCACTCCGCTCCTTATCCGTGAGACAAAACCATGAACCACCTCTCTCAGGTCCGGCTTTCCCTTCTCCCTGACGTCGTACCTTGCTCTTACCGACGGTTTCTTGACATTTATCATTCTTCTCAAGTCAATGGGTGTGGCAACGAGCACAGAATCACATGAACAGGAGTTCACCGTCTCCTCAAGATCCTTGATCTGTGATGCAATGTACCCCAAGGCGGGAAGCACAGGCCCGATGTGTGGAAACTTCTTGAAGACCTCTCTTAGCTCGCCCCTGGCGAAGGGCCTCGGATCTACAATCTCGCTGGCCCCTAAGTTCTTCGCTGCGATGTAACCTGCCCCAAACGGCATTTCACCATGAGTAATAGTCGGTCCGTCTTCGATAACAAGAACCCGTTTCCCCTGGATGAGCGAAGGCGAATCAACGCTAATCGGAGATTCGGTCTCAACGAAAATGCAGGTCGGATTCACGGACCTCACGTTCTTTTTGACGGTGGAGATATCCTCTGCCTTCGCAGTATCCACCTTGTTTATTACAACAACATCAGCAAGTCTAACGCTGGTTTCACCTGCATGATATCTCAGCTCATGTCCGGCCCTGTGAGGGTCTGCCACAACAAGCTGAAGCCAGGGTTTGAAGAATGACAAATCATTGTTTCCACCGTCCCACAAGAGAAAGTCAGCCTCCTTCGAGGCTGCGTTCAGGATTTCTCCGTAGGCAACTCCGGCGAAAACCACTACTCCCTTCTCGATGTGAGGTTCGTATTCCTCTCTCTCTTCAATCGTACAGTTATGCCGGTCGAGATCCTCAAATGTCTCAAACCGCTGAACGCCCTGCTTGGTAAGGTCTCCGTACGGCATCGGATGACGCACAACCACCACCTTGTGGCCGTCTTCCCTCAGAATCTCCGCCACCCTTCTTGTGACCGCGCTTTTTCCGCATCCGGTTCTCACGGCAAGCACCGATATGACCGGGACCTTGCTCTCAAGCATTGTCTCAGACGTGCCTATGATTGAAAAGCACGCGCCAAGCGATAAGATAAGCGACGCCTTGTGCATCACGTATTCGTGAGAGACATCGCTGTACGCAAAGACGACCTCCATGACACCGTTATCCTTGACAAGCGATGGAAGTTCTTCCTCCGGGTGAATCGGAATGCCGCGGGGATAGAATCCCCCCGACAAAGAAGGCGGATAGACCCTTTTGTCAATGTGGGGAATCTGGGTCGCAGTGAACGCAACGACTTCGTACTGCTCCTTGTCCTTGAAGAAGAGATTGAAATTGTGGAAATCCCTTCCCCCTGCTCCCATGATGATGACTTTTCTTCTCTCCACGACCATGCTCCCTATTTCTTCACCGGATTCTCGCTCCTCGCCAACCTCTCCCCACGGGGAGAGGATTGAGGTGAGGGGATTTGATGAATTAAGTCGCCACGCCGCCGTCCCCTTGTGCAAAACAGCACCTGAGCAGGAGCCCCTGGCGAATCCCAATCACAAAAAAAGGGCATCCGGCGACAGAATTGCCCCCTCTATCCCCTTGCGAATAGGCCTACCTTTGCCTACCCCAATAGCTTACACATGAACTACGCTACGTGAGAAAATCCGCCTATCGTGCTTCGTAACCTCTGCCGGTCACGACAAGCGGGACATTGCTGTCCCGTTTGTCCTAGTCAATGTTTAGCCAGTCCAAGTGTCAGGGAACAAAAACGCTACCATGAAGCCCACCCTTTGTCAACAACCTGGAAAGAAAATGGAGACAGGGATGGGGGTTCTCAGCTTAACTGCATGTCCGGCGCGAGATTATATCCACAATCGAAGAGGTTGATTTGCCTTTGACCTCGGGGATGATCACGACCTCGCCGCCCGATGCTTCCACGGTGTCCTTGCCTACAACCTCGTCAATTGCGTAGTCGCCGCCTTTCACAAGGACATCCGGAGTGAGAAAATCTATGAGAAGTGCCGGAGTTTCCTCATCAAAAAGACACACGTAGTCGACACTCCTGAGCTCGCAAAGTAAGAAAGCCCTGTCTTCTTCCGGGACGATGGGCCTTCCCTTTCCCTTTATTGCCCTCACAGACTTGTCGGTGTTCAAGCCGATCACGAGGATGTCGCCCAGGGATCTAGCCTTTCTCAAATACTCAATATGGCCCCTGTGAAGAATGTCAAAACATCCGTTTGTGAACACGACCTTCTTGCTATGGAGTTTTGCCCGTTCCCTAATCTCTCTCAACCTGTCTCTGGTCACCACTTCGCCCATTACTCTCTCTTTTCTGCCCGGAACATTTCGGGATCCTACTTTTTCCCGCCGGTGCCTTTCAGATTCTCCGGATTCAGATCTTCCCGGAAGGAGGCGTAAATCTCTTCACGGGTGGTCGCCGCAGTTCCGAGCTCTCTTATCACGAGGCCGGCGGCATGATTTGAGATCTCAGCCGCTTCCCTGAAATCTCCTCCTGCGGAAACAGCAAGCGCGAACGCGGAGACAACCGTGTCGCCGGCTCCTGTCACGTCATAAACATGTCTCGCAACGGTCGGGAAATGAGTCACGCTTCCGTTCTTTTCAAAAAGGGTCATCCCCTTATCTCCCCTCGTGATGAGGACTGCCTCGCATCCGAGTCTCCTCCTCAGGCCGGAGCCGACTTCGCGAAGCGAGGCTTCATCCACTATCTTCTTCCCGAACGCCGTGCTTGCCTCTATCTGATTGGGCGTGATCAGGCTCACGCCTCTGTAACTTGGGAAATGTGATTCCTTGGGGTCAACGAAAACTGGAACTCTCATTTTTCGAGCCAGCAAGAGAAAATTCTTCAACAAAGACGGTGTTATTACTCCTTTCCCGTAGTCGGAAATCACGCAGGCATCAAACCTGCCGATCTCCGAGCGGATCCCGGAAAGAAGCTTCCTTGCGACTTCGGCCTTCGGTCCTTCACGTGTTTCCTGGTCGGCTCTTACGACCTGCTGATTATGTGCGATGATTCTCGTCTTGAGAGTTGTTACCCGCCCCTTCTCAGCCAGTATGCCGGAACTGCTTATCCCCTGCCTGCCGAGCTCTTTAGTGAGAATTCTTCCGTTTAGATCATTCCCGATGACAGTTGCAAGAAAAGGCTTTCCGCCAAGAGAGCGGATATTTTGAGCGACGTTTCCGGCGCCGCCAAGCCGGTAGGATTCCGAGAGAACGTCCACGACGGGTACGGGTGCCTCCGGGGAGATTCTCCATACAGTTCCCCAGAGATACTTATCAAGCATGATATCCCCGAGGACAAGGATTCTCCTTCCCCTCATCCCCTTGAGCAGTTCTTTCAACCTCTTTTCGTTCACAGATGCGACCTTATCACCTGGGCAAAAAACTGTCAACGACTCGCGAGTATCGGAGGGGGGCATCTCCGATTACGCGACGGGGACGGGGTTCCGGAATAGTTGTGAGCCGACATGGTTCTGCAGAATGGCGTTGGAGCGAACCTGATGAGATTCCCGGGGTACTCGTCCCCCGGAAAGGGAAAAACGAGGATAGTCACTATCTTTCAAGGAAGGGGAAAATTGGATGAAAAGTGGTGACTGTCCCTATTTTCCTTGAGTATCATACACAGCTGGATTGACTTTGCTGAGGGGATCCCTTGCCATTGAAACAGTTCCCGAGAGGAATGACAGGTTGAACTCCTGGCCGCTCGTAGTCTATCTGGACATCTTCATTGCCATCTGCGCCGTTTCCTGGGCTGCGCCCCTCATCCGCCTGGCCGATGCCCCGTCTCTCGCCATTGCCTTCTTCAGAATGATGTTTGCCTCCCTCCTTCTGCTGGTCCCAACGCTTGTCAAGGAAAGGTCAACCCTCATTTCTCTCAAGAGCCGGGACTGGCTCATTCTCCTGGCATCCGGTTTTTTCCTGGCCCTGCATTTCGCAGCATGGATTTCATCACTGGCTTTCACCAGTGTGGCGAGCTCGGTAGTAATTCTGGCAACTCAACCCGTATTCGCTGCCCTACTTGGATTCCTCATCCTGAAGGATAAGATAGCCTTGATGTCTGTCTGGGGAATGGCCTTCGCAATTGCCGGCAGTGTTGCCATCGGGGCGGGGGATTTCTCCGGCGGCGCGAGACTTTTGTTCGGTGACTTGCTCTCCTTGTCAGGGGCGGCATTCGTTTCCGGATATCTCTTGATAGGCCGCTCTCTCAGGAAGAGCATGCCGCTTCTGGCCTATGTCTTCCCGGTTTATCTGTTCGCTGCCCTCATCCTCGGCCTAATCTGTTTCGTAACAAGGACCAGACTCGGCCCATTCCCTGCCCAAACCTGGGCTTACATTTTCCTCCTGGCACTCATTCCCCAGGTAGTCGGTCACACCCTTTTCAACTGGGCTCTGAAACACATTAGGGCGTACGTGGTAGCAGTGGCAGCACTGGGCGAACCTA includes:
- a CDS encoding 2-oxoacid:acceptor oxidoreductase subunit alpha; translated protein: MKPKLIQGNEACVEGAVRAGLTFFAGYPITPSSEIAEYVSGVLPRLGGKFIQMEDEIASASAIIGASIAGAKAMTATSGPGFSLMQETIGYAGMAEIPCVFIDVQRGGPSTGLPTLPSQGDFMQVMWGSHGDHPIAAVAPWSAAETVELMVTAFNISEEFRMPTVVLLDEVIGHVREGVDLSLFDNLHVVERMKPKEKPEDYIPFRRRPGEITPLANFGEGYRYHITGLTHDERGFSTLKPNEIDANIRALVSKMDMVSKKYASSYSFLMDDADFVVFAYGCSARVAKRAVTLARQKGIKAGLLRPRLVWPFPEHELRNLGSHVREILVPELNMGQAVREVERAVAGKTKVTRLSKVDGELFDPEEILEAITKG
- a CDS encoding 4Fe-4S binding protein; its protein translation is MEHHDEDTHAKEEGGFLVFENGKITIRISETCCKSCGICIEFCPTKVLEPRDDGFPVVVAISKCNDCKLCELRCPDFAITVEKVAD
- the sucD gene encoding succinate--CoA ligase subunit alpha; the encoded protein is MSILVGNNTKLVVQGITGRDGSFHALKMKEYGTKVVAGVTPGKGGTSVQDIPVFDSVVEAVRKTGANTSCVYVPASFAPDAIYEACGAGIELIVCITEGVPTLEMVKAAEYMSERGIRLIGPNCPGIISPGKCKVGIMPGEIHSPGPVGVVSRSGTLTYEVVSNLTRAGIGQTTCVGIGGDPVPGTNFVDVLTLFEKDDETKAIVLIGEIGGSDEEDAARFIKEKLSKPVVGFVAGKTAPPGKRMGHAGAIVSGGSGTAKEKLEALRAAGCRVAETPSEINPLVKEALSRKGGRK
- the sucC gene encoding ADP-forming succinate--CoA ligase subunit beta yields the protein MNIHEYQAKELFAKSGIPVPKGVVASSKEEAKSAAAKIGFPVVLKAQVLVGGRGKAGGIKFARTPDEVGENAAAILGMQIKGLPVRKLLVAESLDIAKEYYLGILVDRRKRLPLVMASAEGGIEIEEVARRTPEKILRLHFDPWNGLLQFQAREIAFGIEKDKSVALKIASVVPKLWRLFLECDASLAEINPLVLTKSGDVIALDAKVNLDDNALFKHGELELLRDKDGEDKNEAVAREKGLSYVKLDGNVGCVVNGAGLAMATMDLIKHFGAEPANFLDIGGSSNPDKVKAAMGILLSDKNVKAIFFNIFGGITRCDDVALGLVESLKTVKTDIPIVIRLTGTNEDAARKILSEKGLRSTTIMDEGVKDVVAKARGVAS
- a CDS encoding cyclic 2,3-diphosphoglycerate synthase; translated protein: MVVERRKVIIMGAGGRDFHNFNLFFKDKEQYEVVAFTATQIPHIDKRVYPPSLSGGFYPRGIPIHPEEELPSLVKDNGVMEVVFAYSDVSHEYVMHKASLILSLGACFSIIGTSETMLESKVPVISVLAVRTGCGKSAVTRRVAEILREDGHKVVVVRHPMPYGDLTKQGVQRFETFEDLDRHNCTIEEREEYEPHIEKGVVVFAGVAYGEILNAASKEADFLLWDGGNNDLSFFKPWLQLVVADPHRAGHELRYHAGETSVRLADVVVINKVDTAKAEDISTVKKNVRSVNPTCIFVETESPISVDSPSLIQGKRVLVIEDGPTITHGEMPFGAGYIAAKNLGASEIVDPRPFARGELREVFKKFPHIGPVLPALGYIASQIKDLEETVNSCSCDSVLVATPIDLRRMINVKKPSVRARYDVREKGKPDLREVVHGFVSRIRSGVNK
- the rfaE2 gene encoding D-glycero-beta-D-manno-heptose 1-phosphate adenylyltransferase, which produces MGEVVTRDRLREIRERAKLHSKKVVFTNGCFDILHRGHIEYLRKARSLGDILVIGLNTDKSVRAIKGKGRPIVPEEDRAFLLCELRSVDYVCLFDEETPALLIDFLTPDVLVKGGDYAIDEVVGKDTVEASGGEVVIIPEVKGKSTSSIVDIISRRTCS
- the rfaE1 gene encoding D-glycero-beta-D-manno-heptose-7-phosphate kinase — translated: MNEKRLKELLKGMRGRRILVLGDIMLDKYLWGTVWRISPEAPVPVVDVLSESYRLGGAGNVAQNIRSLGGKPFLATVIGNDLNGRILTKELGRQGISSSGILAEKGRVTTLKTRIIAHNQQVVRADQETREGPKAEVARKLLSGIRSEIGRFDACVISDYGKGVITPSLLKNFLLLARKMRVPVFVDPKESHFPSYRGVSLITPNQIEASTAFGKKIVDEASLREVGSGLRRRLGCEAVLITRGDKGMTLFEKNGSVTHFPTVARHVYDVTGAGDTVVSAFALAVSAGGDFREAAEISNHAAGLVIRELGTAATTREEIYASFREDLNPENLKGTGGKK